A single Dasypus novemcinctus isolate mDasNov1 chromosome 4, mDasNov1.1.hap2, whole genome shotgun sequence DNA region contains:
- the LOC101422609 gene encoding olfactory receptor 5K3-like — MTKDNYSMINEFMFKGFTNRPELKLVLFVVFFPIYLITMIGNLGLVALIYMDHRLHKPMYIFLGNLALMDSCCSSAVSPKMLENFFSEDRISLYECMAQFYFFCFAETVDCFLLAAMAYDRYVAICSPLQHCTKMSKKLCIQMTTGAYIAGNVHSMVHVGLLFRLTFCGSHQINHFFCDLFPLYRLSCVDPYINELMLNIWAGSIEIFTIIIVLISYLFILLTVFNMKSKEGRGKALSTCASHFLSVSIFYGSLFFGYVQPNSVKKEDNDIAVAVFYTQVIPILNPFIYSLRNKEVINAVKRILK, encoded by the coding sequence ATGACCAAGGATAACTACTCCATGATAAATGAATTTATGTTCAAAGGATTTACAAATCGGCCAGAACTGAAGCTTGTTCTATTTGTGGTGTTCTTTCCCATATATCTGATCACAATGATAGGAAATCTTGGTTTAGTAGCATTGATCTATATGGACCACCGTCTTCACAAACCAATGTACATCTTTCTGGGTAACCTAGCTCTAATGGATTCCTGCTGTTCCTCTGCTGTTTCCCCCAAGATGTTAGAGAACTTCTTTTCAGAAGACAGAATTTCCCTCTATGAATGCAtggcacaattttattttttctgttttgctgaAACTGTAGACTGCTTTCTCCTGGCAgctatggcctatgaccgctatgtggcgaTATGCAGCCCACTGCAGCACTGCACCAAGATGTCAAAAAAACTCTGCATTCAAATGACTACAGGAGCCTATATAGCTGGTAATGTACATTCCATGGTCCATGTAGGGTTACTTTTTAGGTTAACATTCTGTGGATCTCACCAAATCAAtcactttttttgtgatttatttccATTGTACAGACTTTCTTGTGTTGACCCATATATCAATGAGTTGATGCTAAACATCTGGGCAGGTTCAATTGAAATCTTTACTATTATCATTGTGTTAATCTCTTATCTCTTCATCCTTCTCACTGTTTTCAACATGAAATCCAAAGAGGGAAGAGGCAAAGCCTTATCAACTTGTGCTTctcactttctctctgtctcaatATTTTATGGTTCGCTATTTTTTGGGTATGTTCAACCAAATTCagttaaaaaagaagataacGATATAGCTGTTGCTGTATTTTATACCCAAGTCATTCCTATATTAAATCCTTTTATTTATAGTCTAAGAAATAAAGAAGTAATAAATGCagtgaaaagaattttaaaataa